The nucleotide window GTGGCATGTGTTTCACCGCTGAAACACTTCTGTTCCCCATGGAAAATATTTCTCCAGCCCTCTGCAAAAAACCTCAACTGCGGCCGATACAACGAATAGGCGGACACACACCTATTACAACAGTGGCGCCAAACTGAAAGGCACGCGCCATCGCCCGCCCGACAGTGATCACGGCAAGGATGCTCGCCGCTTCAATTACCGAGATCATCCTATGTCACTGCGTAATCTGAACATCGCGCCTCGAGCTTTCCTGGGTTTCGCCTTCATTGCCTTGCTCGTTATCGTGCTGGGTGTGTTTGCGGTGAGCCGCATGTCGATCATCCGACAGGCCTCCGTGGACATGCAAAGCAATCAGCTACCCAGCGTCGGCTTCCTGGGCACCATGACCGAAAACGTGCTGCGTCTGCGCATTCTCTCATTCCGGGTTCTGGTGAACCGTGAGCCCGCGAGCCTGCAAGAAGCCGAAACCCGAATCGGGGTGCTGGTGGACAAGGTCAAGCAAGCGCAGGCCGGTTATGCGGCATTGCCGGCTGACGGTGAGGAAGCGGCGTTATTCAAGACATTTTCGGTCACGCTGGACAAATACCTGCAAGCCGTGCGCGAGATGACGGATCTTTCGCGGCAGAACAAACTGGAGGAAATGCGCAACCTGATCAATACCCGGGTCAAGGAAGGCACCGATCAGATGGGCGAGCAGTTGAACAAGCTGATCGCCATCAACAAGGCTGACGCGACGGCGGCCGACGTCGAGGCCAACGAGCAGTATGCCTTTGCCACCAACGGCATCATCGTGGTCTCGGTGGTTGCGGCCTTGATGACCGTGCTACTGGCCTGGCTGTTGACCCGCAGCATCCTCACGCCGCTGAACCGTGCTGTGCTCGCAGCCGAAACCATTGCCGGCGGCAACCTGAGCAAAGTCATTGAGGTCGACGGCAACGACGAACCGGCCCGTTTACTCGGCGCCTTGTCCGCCATGCAGACCAACCTGCGCAAAACCATTGAGCAGATCGCCGGCTCCGCGACGCAACTGGGTGCGGCCGCTGAAGAACTCAGCACCGTGACGCAAGAAGCGTCCCGTGGCCTGCAACAGCAAAACAACGAAATCGAACAGGCGGCCACCGCCGTCAACGAAATGACTGCCGCGGTGGAAGAAGTGGCGCGCAATGCGGTGTCGACTTCAGAAGCCTCGAACCAGTCGACCCAGGCGGCACACGAAGGTCGTAACCGGGTGGTGGAAACCGTCGACGCCATTCAGACCATGACCCACGACGTGCGAAACACTGCGCTGATGATCGAGGGCCTGGCCGCTCAGGGGCGCGACATCGGCAAAGTGCTGGACGTGATCCGCGCCATCGCCGAGCAGACCAACCTGCTGGCCCTCAATGCCGCGATTGAGGCCGCCCGTGCCGGGGAGGCCGGGCGTGGCTTTGCGGTGGTGGCGGACGAAGTCCGGGCGCTGGCCCATCGCACCGCGCAATCGACCCAGGAAATCGAGAAAATGGTGGCCGGCATTCAGAACGGTACCGGTGAAGCGGTTTCGTCGATGCAACAAAGCAATCAGCGCACCCAAAGCACCCTGGAAATGGCCCGCGCCGCAGGTGTCGCCCTGGAGCAGATCACTCAATCGATTCAGCTGATCAACGAACGCAACCTGGTGATCGCCAGCGCTTCGGAGGAACAGGCTCAGGTGTCCCGTGAAGTCGACCGCAACCTGGTGAACATCCGTGACCTGGCCACCCAGTCGGCCGCCGGTGCCGATCAGACCAGCGCCGCCACCCACGAACTGTCGCGGCTGGCGGTAGATTTGAACGCAATGGTGGCGCGTTTCGTGATTTGAGATAGGGTTGAGACTGGACCTCGCGCGTTAGGAGAAGTACATGCGCTATTCAGCCTTGACCCAACGAATCTCCGGTGACGGAGCGGCAGCCTGGAAGATTCATGATCGAGCGCTGGAGCTGCGAGAGCAGGGCGTCGACGTGCTGCTGCTGTCGATCGGCGATCCGGATTTCGACACCCCGCTGCCAATCATTCACGCCGCCATCGACAGCCTGCTGGCCGGCGACACCCATTATTCGGATGTACGCGGCTCCCACACACTGCGCAGCAGCATCGCCCGCCGTCATCAGCAGCGCAGCGGCCAGGAGGTGGATGCCGATCATGTGATCGTGCTGCCCGGTGCGCAGTGCGCGGTGTATTCGGTTGCGCAGTGCCTGCTCGATCCGGGTGATGAAGTGATCGTCGCCGAGCCGATGTACGTCACTTATGAAGGGGTGTTCGGCGCCTGCGGGGCTCGCGTGGTGCCGGTGGCCGTGCGTCCGGAGAATGGCTTTCGGGTCGAACCGGCGGATGTCGCGGCACTGATCAGCCCTAAAACCCGGGCTATTCTGCTCAACAGTCCGAACAATCCTTCCGGTGCCAGCCTGTCGTTGAAGAGTTGGCAGGCGTTGGCTGCGTTGTGCATGCAGCATGATCTCTGGCTGATCAGCGATGAGGTCTACAGCGATTTGTTATTTGAAGGCGAACACATCAGCCCGGCCAGCCTGCCCGGCATGGCCGAGCGCACGGCGACCGTCAATAGTCTGTCCAAATCCCATGCCATGACCGGCTGGCGAGTGGGTTGGATGATCGGCCCCAAACCGCTGGCCGACCACGTGATGCATCTGTCGTTGTGCATGCTGTTCGGGATTCCGGATTTCGTCCAGAACGCCGCGCAGGTGGCGCTCGATAAAGACTTGCCTGAAGTGGCGCTGATGCGCGAGGAGTATCGCCAGCGCCGTGATCTGGTGTGCGCGAGCTTGAGCGGTTGCCCGGGCATTCGGCCGATCAAGCCCGATGGCGGGATGTTCGTGATGGTCGATGTGCGCCAGACCGGCCTTGGTGCCCAAGGTTTCGCCGAGCGCTTGCTGGAAGGTTATGGTGTGTCGGTGCTGGCCGGTGAAGCCTTCGGGCCAAGTGCGGCGGGGCATATTCGCATTGGGCTGGTGGTGGATCAGGTGAAGCTGGCGGATGCGTGTCAGCGGATTGCCTTGTGTGCGGTGGATTTGTTGCAAGTGCGGCGGGCTTGAGGGATTTGTGTTGTTTGGGCTGGCCTCTTCGCGAGCAGGCTCGCTCCCACAGGGGATCTGCCTTGGGCACAAATTCGGTGTGCGCCGCAGATCCAGTGTGGGAGCGAGCCTGCTCGCGATGGCTATCTGAAAAACACCAAATCCCTTAACCCTTCCACGCTCGCCCATTCACCAGATTCATCGGCCGCTCCCCAGCCAACGCCGCCAACAGATTATCCACCGCACACCGGGCCATGGCCTCCCGTGTCTCATGGGTCGCCGAACCGATATGCGGCGTCGCCACCACGTTGCTTAACTGCAACAGCGGCGAGTCATGGTTCAGCGGCTCACGCTCGAACACATCCAGCCCGGCAGCGCGAATCCGGTTCTGCTGCAATGCCTCGATCAGCGCCGCTTCGTCCACCACCTTGCCCCGGGAAATGTTGATGAAGATGCTCTGCGGGCGCATCAAGGCGAACTCCCTGGCGCCGATCAGCTTTTCGGTTTCGGCGGTCAGCGGCAAGGTCAGGCAAATGAAATCGGCCTGCTGCAACAACTCGGTCAGGCTGCGGTATTGCGCATTGAAGCGCTGTTCCACCGCCGGTTTCGGCGAATGGCTGTGATACAGAACCGGCATGCCAAAACCGAAGTGCCCGCGTTGCGCCAACGCCTCGCCAATCCGCCCCATGCCGATGATGCCCAGCGTTTTGCCGTGCACATCGCTGCCGAAATGCGCCGGGCCGATGTTGTGGTTCCACTGGCCGGCGCGAA belongs to Pseudomonas sp. B21-015 and includes:
- a CDS encoding pyridoxal phosphate-dependent aminotransferase, whose product is MRYSALTQRISGDGAAAWKIHDRALELREQGVDVLLLSIGDPDFDTPLPIIHAAIDSLLAGDTHYSDVRGSHTLRSSIARRHQQRSGQEVDADHVIVLPGAQCAVYSVAQCLLDPGDEVIVAEPMYVTYEGVFGACGARVVPVAVRPENGFRVEPADVAALISPKTRAILLNSPNNPSGASLSLKSWQALAALCMQHDLWLISDEVYSDLLFEGEHISPASLPGMAERTATVNSLSKSHAMTGWRVGWMIGPKPLADHVMHLSLCMLFGIPDFVQNAAQVALDKDLPEVALMREEYRQRRDLVCASLSGCPGIRPIKPDGGMFVMVDVRQTGLGAQGFAERLLEGYGVSVLAGEAFGPSAAGHIRIGLVVDQVKLADACQRIALCAVDLLQVRRA
- a CDS encoding methyl-accepting chemotaxis protein, with product MQTNLRKTIEQIAGSATQLGAAAEELSTVTQEASRGLQQQNNEIEQAATAVNEMTAAVEEVARNAVSTSEASNQSTQAAHEGRNRVVETVDAIQTMTHDVRNTALMIEGLAAQGRDIGKVLDVIRAIAEQTNLLALNAAIEAARAGEAGRGFAVVADEVRALAHRTAQSTQEIEKMVAGIQNGTGEAVSSMQQSNQRTQSTLEMARAAGVALEQITQSIQLINERNLVIASASEEQAQVSREVDRNLVNIRDLATQSAAGADQTSAATHELSRLAVDLNAMVARFVI
- a CDS encoding D-glycerate dehydrogenase — its product is MKKQVVLYKKLSPLLMARLHEQTEVTLIDSLDAEGLAKLRHALPRAQGLLGASLKLDSGLLDLAPNLEAIASVSVGVDNYDIGYLTERRILLSNTPDVLTETTADTGFALILASARRVVELANMVRAGQWNHNIGPAHFGSDVHGKTLGIIGMGRIGEALAQRGHFGFGMPVLYHSHSPKPAVEQRFNAQYRSLTELLQQADFICLTLPLTAETEKLIGAREFALMRPQSIFINISRGKVVDEAALIEALQQNRIRAAGLDVFEREPLNHDSPLLQLSNVVATPHIGSATHETREAMARCAVDNLLAALAGERPMNLVNGRAWKG